Proteins co-encoded in one Cryptomeria japonica chloroplast, complete genome genomic window:
- the ycf1 gene encoding hypothetical chloroplast RF1, producing the protein MIAFLLPWIQRSIPIVLFGVYYGFLSTLPIGPAQMYYLRSLLIKDKILDTNGDKSIPTGKLILSGSFLGQVIIFSSIYLCPIYSFVLKPHAMTLMFVPVFLFLFIRILFSNVLFPWMNNPVIEFFLGIALQLLNPALFGKSVYPRLINIMLFRYSGSLLFLMSTAAGWLTGQILFVKITNLFCLRVEGDSPLKLGKRRQLFAFTFQVIFFGYFMLACYGKNPSLFVTKYVDNRAFLQGPLEEFEESSQELDQKKKAYKDDYKQKTSKKKKKIKATVSLSSISRKMVRVLSLKELSKETDADLALSNILIKTWPLLFFDYNRFNVPTRYVGVGNFILRGPVKSQVAEYFFDACLSDGHQRLSFTAPPSISFFAKMVNLGDQSLDRNQDHLFEWVSKKGEKKSFLALELEDRVRALSNGSPLVDVIEKKIRFSRTKDGNYLPEIHDPLLSGPFRGSVNQFKSPWMLPPDDSTEQLQKNAHDSTNQLDRISLIRPENKEKIVQLRNEKIKIISKWWLDKIRIFLLEEQEKRKFLDDASLANLLSRFEAVYPKDSVEYVLKTLAPAPLTRRIEKEIASCNKKIFIQYLLQIFLETTGTKSELLVSVLPTEQALLYERFFLMSSDELPNSEVSIDTKKIPQEISDKDLPSKKSNAKKKNKKKLDQDFQDFFDFYALYLKFMELKKKAIVNDYEPRIRDFNRCIVPKWPSTIISGIYDTMCVKDCLETRPKKARHLIVIKPFEKIKELELEDEQKKSEQGILKGFSQWFKDENQQSEEQEQIPEQEIANEAEDEAEEDLVTKDIHVFSYPYEGDFRRFLVKGAVRSQRRKVSVVNNWIPRPQSSLFERLKEMMQKPRRKPNPKREIKKDITISRLVRYFDKYLDRKQKREENRRRQIQQGFDWELLHYLRAGVLFTHTYLRKRLYFPSLIIAKNFARVLLFQAPEWERDWSNLNREFYIKCNYDGYELTDIDVPKDWMKDYLKEGIQIKIVYPFRLRPWYESTPQSTDADNRTTSFLSMYGTENELPFGNPTKVPSFWRPIGECILNSTSHRTKAIIERIHPIIERIKPILQWIELLYSERVKIKINIRPDTGTENIQTNDEPPVMIRTTPTSNIKFSLEIMEDPLEPFSMQIQDLDLADPDNWTITIHERIKQMNEEYLLNRDIHNKLRADFENRMNQPSPDIKSRLKKGLIRIKIFGSIFQNKSVRFIRKKMPYFMKVFHLRAKLTLIDLKISILTLIESNLEFYVQLSRNIEAIQKRFTPNRNINPSIKKKETPKISQAYIFHKIWQQVISMKGSYAKDLLKSRASSPFIKQNVKDFLDSQGLLNCNDPRELTAKDWKQWLKWCAGYRIMPQKNKKIISSRFGWNDFASFLGEKQFACFLRRLKNRIKLHRYHLFAYSYLDHSKEDNHGPAIQYIPEPDYQAITNFQQRKNPGYSKKKRKKNFDSSKKNNSDSSTTRKNSYYKFHFWLFPDIRKKAKNASNLDDLFPPDIIRKHIKHMWEFREIQIAQDFDVDAYVMESLRKREDEKRNKLAELQKIKEERRQRKQERQKTKEQRLQKLELATTPEEVKNLKRAFKLEDEQKRLERMQELKKRFQEHKKAIKARQLERQAEKRRQEKEKKEKKELRKKLRQDSKLAKKINEFIVRDFRNIYHRKRNYEKINTEKEKLRIAIKKIILKRDAKKNSQGDKKGWDELKLKLDSGFDNKNKKVGVTSETKNGPKGANKQEIKHPRGRKRFEKEEGKEENPQRLKKKTDKLPYREMAKNIRVWKTKYKLEKLPLAPWLSKGRNASRFLDKKKLGNEAAVAQLTTPYLENGELDLDLLETILYLKSCFQDNKNDFLRIFADERRRSIPLVPGYFNDRFLIYKIASLFLKLKKKRINVNLFDRSQRRRKTIEDVNEKISSSFIFEDILLPKRRREFRILNLLNLETPIDQSIGLNSKAILNDEGLIEKDEPLCIDTRAKIRRFLWPRYRVEDLICMNRFWWNTSNGSRSVMLRVRMYPKIDHWEHMQNSFYFIKQSFVSIREILQDLANRTKSLLGTKRSPVFGQNEPLNQAEMQKKNNFCSISASFPSGRSPRNELLTKMIKLISSFREKLRKFLTESRDSLPKLISSFREKLRKFLTESRDSLPKLISSFREKLRKFLTESRDSLPKLISSFREKLRKFLTESRDSLPKLISSFREKLRKFLTESRDSLPKLISSFREKLRKFLTESRDSLLKNGIIRKNLRKFLTKLKNYLSKKKWVRTVCSKITTELEETIRYLDKYEPTRWQKIKNFVKSWWMAYSIGGVLVPLGKDYGLYFGIPDWLKFKLYHLASKIAFIAKDCFKLAFYSIFYYFFRR; encoded by the coding sequence ATGATAGCTTTTCTGTTGCCTTGGATACAAAGGAGCATTCCAATTGTGCTTTTCGGGGTGTATTATGGGTTTTTATCAACATTGCCAATTGGTCCCGCTCAGATGTATTATCTCAGATCCTTGTTGATTAAGGATAAGATCTTAGATACAAATGGTGATAAAAGCATTCCTACGGGAAAATTGATTCTTAGCGGTTCGTTTCTTGGGCAAGTTATAATTTTTTCATCCATTTATCTGTGCCCTATCTATAGCTTCGTTTTGAAACCTCACGCGATGACTCTAATGTTTGTGCCAGTCTTTTTATTTCTTTTTATCAGGATTCTTTTCTCCAATGTGTTGTTCCCTTGGATGAATAATCCGGTGATCGAGTTTTTTCTTGGAATCGCTCTACAATTGCTGAATCCTGCCCTTTTCGGTAAATCCGTCTATCCGCGGCTCATCAACATCATGTTATTTAGGTACAGTGGAAGCCTTTTATTTCTGATGAGCACCGCAGCCGGATGGCTCACAGGGCAAATTTTATTCGTCAAAATCACGAACCTCTTTTGTTTACGCGTCGAAGGCGATTCGCCTTTAAAATTGGGCAAAAGGAGGCAGCTCTTTGCTTTCACTTTTCAAGTCATTTTCTTTGGTTACTTTATGCTGGCATGCTACGGGAAAAATCCGTCACTTTTCGTGACAAAATACGTGGATAACCGAGCCTTTCTTCAGGGCCCTCTAGAAGAATTTGAGGAATCTTCGCAAGAACTTGATCAAAAGAAAAAAGCTTACAAAGATGATTATAAACAAAAAACTTCAAAGAAGAAAAAAAAAATTAAAGCTACTGTTTCTCTTTCTTCCATTTCTCGCAAAATGGTAAGGGTGCTATCCTTAAAAGAACTGAGCAAAGAAACTGATGCAGATTTGGCTTTATCCAACATATTAATAAAAACCTGGCCATTACTATTTTTTGATTACAACCGATTTAACGTACCCACCCGATACGTGGGTGTAGGAAATTTCATTCTTCGTGGCCCTGTGAAGAGCCAAGTAGCCGAATATTTCTTTGATGCTTGTCTCAGTGATGGGCATCAAAGACTATCTTTCACAGCTCCACCCAGTATCTCTTTCTTTGCAAAAATGGTAAACCTCGGCGATCAAAGTCTTGATCGAAATCAGGATCACCTTTTTGAATGGGTATCAAAAAAAGGAGAGAAAAAAAGCTTCCTAGCACTCGAACTTGAAGATCGAGTGAGAGCTCTAAGCAATGGATCCCCTCTTGTAGATGTGATAGAAAAAAAAATCAGATTTTCTAGAACTAAAGATGGAAATTATCTTCCAGAAATACACGATCCTTTACTGAGCGGGCCATTCCGCGGGTCGGTGAATCAATTTAAATCACCGTGGATGCTACCTCCAGATGATTCTACCGAGCAATTACAGAAAAACGCCCATGATTCTACCAACCAACTTGATCGAATTTCCTTAATTCGACCAGAAAATAAGGAGAAAATCGTTCAACTACGAAACGAAAAAATAAAAATTATTTCCAAATGGTGGCTCGATAAAATTCGTATCTTCTTATTAGAAGAACAGGAAAAAAGGAAATTTTTGGATGACGCTTCATTGGCAAATTTATTGTCAAGATTTGAAGCTGTTTATCCGAAAGATTCAGTCGAATATGTGTTGAAAACATTGGCTCCGGCGCCTCTAACCAGACGGATAGAAAAGGAAATCGCTTCTTGCAATAAAAAAATATTCATTCAATATTTATTGCAGATTTTTCTTGAAACCACCGGTACGAAATCGGAATTGCTTGTTAGCGTTCTTCCTACGGAGCAGGCTTTACTTTATGAGCGATTTTTTTTAATGAGCTCAGATGAACTACCAAATTCTGAGGTATCTATAGATACTAAAAAGATCCCTCAGGAGATTTCGGATAAGGATCTTCCTTCTAAAAAGAGCAACGCTAAAAAGAAAAATAAAAAGAAACTTGATCAAGATTTTCAAGATTTTTTTGATTTCTATGCCCTTTATCTCAAATTCATGGAACTGAAGAAGAAAGCGATTGTTAATGATTATGAACCTCGAATCCGAGACTTTAATAGGTGCATTGTGCCTAAATGGCCCTCAACGATAATATCGGGCATTTATGATACTATGTGTGTCAAAGATTGTCTGGAAACTCGTCCAAAAAAAGCTCGGCATTTAATTGTTATTAAACCCTTTGAGAAAATCAAAGAGCTAGAGCTTGAAGATGAACAAAAAAAGAGCGAACAAGGAATTCTGAAAGGCTTCTCTCAATGGTTCAAAGATGAGAACCAACAATCAGAAGAACAAGAGCAAATACCAGAACAAGAAATAGCGAACGAAGCGGAGGACGAAGCAGAGGAGGACCTCGTAACTAAAGACATACATGTCTTTAGTTATCCATATGAAGGAGATTTTCGTAGATTTTTAGTAAAAGGAGCTGTCCGTTCTCAAAGACGAAAAGTATCAGTGGTCAACAATTGGATACCTCGACCACAGTCGAGTCTTTTCGAGAGACTAAAAGAAATGATGCAAAAGCCACGTCGCAAGCCAAATCCTAAAAGGGAAATCAAAAAAGATATTACGATTTCAAGACTCGTAAGATATTTTGACAAATATCTGGATCGAAAGCAAAAGAGAGAGGAAAATCGTCGCCGTCAAATACAGCAGGGCTTCGATTGGGAATTGCTTCACTATCTCAGAGCGGGTGTATTATTCACACATACATATCTTCGTAAAAGATTATATTTCCCTTCATTAATAATAGCCAAAAACTTCGCTCGTGTTTTATTATTTCAGGCCCCCGAATGGGAGCGGGATTGGTCCAATTTGAATAGGGAATTTTATATTAAATGTAATTACGACGGATATGAATTGACGGACATCGATGTGCCCAAAGATTGGATGAAAGACTACCTAAAAGAAGGTATTCAAATCAAGATTGTATATCCTTTTCGCTTGAGACCTTGGTATGAATCTACCCCCCAATCTACTGACGCTGACAACAGAACTACTAGCTTTTTATCCATGTATGGAACAGAAAATGAACTACCTTTCGGTAATCCAACAAAAGTTCCTTCTTTTTGGAGACCTATTGGCGAATGTATTTTGAATTCTACATCTCATCGGACAAAAGCTATTATCGAAAGGATCCATCCTATTATCGAACGGATCAAACCTATCCTCCAATGGATAGAACTCCTTTACTCAGAAAGAGTAAAGATAAAGATCAACATTCGGCCAGATACTGGGACAGAAAATATTCAAACGAATGACGAGCCCCCTGTAATGATTAGGACCACCCCTACATCGAATATTAAATTCTCCTTGGAAATAATGGAAGATCCATTAGAACCATTTTCAATGCAGATCCAAGATTTGGATCTCGCAGATCCAGACAATTGGACAATTACGATTCATGAGCGAATCAAGCAGATGAATGAAGAATATTTGTTGAATCGAGATATTCATAATAAATTGCGAGCTGACTTCGAAAATCGAATGAATCAACCTTCTCCTGACATAAAATCCAGATTGAAAAAAGGGTTAATTCGAATCAAAATTTTTGGTTCTATTTTCCAAAACAAGAGCGTTCGATTCATTAGGAAGAAAATGCCTTACTTTATGAAAGTTTTTCATTTAAGGGCAAAATTAACGCTTATCGATCTCAAAATAAGTATTTTGACTCTGATCGAGTCCAATTTAGAATTTTACGTCCAATTGAGTAGAAATATTGAGGCAATTCAAAAAAGATTCACTCCAAATAGAAATATCAACCCTTCTATCAAAAAGAAGGAAACCCCAAAAATATCTCAAGCATATATATTTCACAAGATATGGCAACAGGTAATAAGCATGAAAGGCTCCTATGCGAAGGATTTATTAAAATCCAGAGCATCGTCTCCTTTCATCAAACAAAATGTCAAGGACTTTTTGGATTCGCAAGGACTATTGAATTGTAACGATCCTCGAGAGTTGACTGCTAAGGACTGGAAGCAGTGGTTGAAATGGTGTGCTGGCTACAGAATAATGCCGCAGAAAAACAAAAAAATTATTAGTAGCCGATTCGGGTGGAATGACTTTGCATCCTTTTTGGGAGAAAAACAATTCGCGTGTTTTTTGAGGCGGTTAAAAAACCGCATCAAGCTTCACAGATATCATCTTTTCGCTTATAGTTATCTGGATCATTCGAAAGAAGATAATCACGGACCCGCGATTCAATACATACCAGAACCAGATTATCAAGCTATTACCAATTTTCAACAGAGGAAGAATCCTGGGTACTCCAAGAAGAAGAGGAAAAAGAATTTTGATTCTTCGAAAAAGAACAATTCCGATTCTTCGACAACTAGGAAGAATTCGTATTACAAATTCCATTTTTGGTTGTTTCCAGATATAAGAAAAAAAGCGAAAAATGCCTCAAACCTTGATGACCTTTTTCCTCCGGATATAATCCGAAAACACATCAAACACATGTGGGAATTCAGGGAAATTCAAATAGCGCAAGATTTCGATGTCGATGCTTATGTAATGGAAAGTCTCAGGAAGAGAGAGGATGAAAAAAGGAATAAACTCGCAGAACTTCAAAAAATAAAAGAGGAAAGAAGACAACGAAAACAAGAAAGACAAAAGACGAAAGAGCAGAGATTGCAAAAATTAGAATTGGCGACTACTCCAGAAGAAGTGAAGAACCTGAAAAGGGCGTTCAAGCTAGAAGATGAGCAGAAACGCTTAGAGAGAATGCAAGAACTAAAGAAAAGGTTCCAAGAGCACAAAAAAGCCATAAAAGCTAGACAGCTTGAAAGACAGGCTGAAAAACGTAGACAAGAGAAAGAAAAAAAAGAAAAAAAGGAACTCCGAAAAAAACTTCGTCAAGATTCTAAACTTGCGAAGAAAATAAATGAATTTATAGTTCGAGACTTTAGAAATATTTATCATCGTAAAAGAAATTATGAAAAAATAAACACGGAGAAAGAGAAACTGCGAATAGCAATCAAAAAAATTATTTTGAAACGCGATGCGAAGAAAAATTCTCAAGGTGATAAGAAGGGATGGGATGAGTTGAAATTAAAATTGGATTCTGGATTTGATAATAAAAATAAAAAGGTAGGCGTCACATCAGAAACCAAAAACGGACCTAAAGGAGCAAATAAACAAGAAATCAAACATCCAAGGGGTCGAAAACGCTTTGAAAAGGAAGAGGGAAAAGAAGAAAACCCCCAAAGACTAAAGAAAAAAACGGATAAATTGCCGTATCGAGAAATGGCGAAAAATATTCGCGTTTGGAAAACCAAATACAAGCTCGAAAAACTGCCACTTGCTCCTTGGCTTTCCAAGGGCAGAAATGCGTCCCGTTTTCTAGATAAAAAGAAATTAGGTAATGAAGCCGCTGTAGCCCAACTAACCACGCCCTATTTGGAAAACGGAGAGCTCGACTTGGATTTATTGGAAACTATTTTGTATCTCAAGAGTTGCTTCCAGGATAACAAGAATGATTTTTTGAGAATTTTTGCCGATGAAAGGCGAAGATCTATTCCACTTGTACCGGGTTACTTTAATGACCGATTTTTGATATACAAAATCGCAAGTCTCTTCTTAAAACTAAAGAAGAAGAGAATAAATGTAAATCTTTTTGATAGATCTCAACGACGAAGAAAAACTATTGAGGATGTCAATGAAAAAATTTCAAGTTCTTTTATTTTCGAAGATATTCTCCTTCCAAAACGTCGTAGAGAATTTCGAATTTTGAATCTTTTGAATCTGGAAACCCCTATAGATCAAAGTATAGGATTAAATAGTAAAGCGATACTAAATGACGAAGGTCTCATCGAAAAAGATGAACCTCTTTGCATAGATACAAGAGCAAAAATCAGACGTTTTCTTTGGCCTCGTTATCGAGTAGAGGATCTAATTTGCATGAATCGATTCTGGTGGAATACTAGTAATGGTAGTCGATCTGTTATGTTGAGGGTACGCATGTATCCCAAAATAGATCATTGGGAGCATATGCAAAATAGTTTTTATTTTATAAAACAAAGTTTTGTTTCAATAAGAGAGATTCTTCAAGATTTGGCAAATCGGACCAAAAGTTTATTGGGTACGAAGCGTTCACCGGTTTTTGGACAAAATGAACCTCTAAATCAGGCAGAGATGCAAAAAAAGAATAATTTTTGTAGCATAAGTGCGTCTTTTCCTTCCGGCCGCTCCCCGCGCAATGAACTTCTTACAAAAATGATAAAATTGATAAGTTCTTTTAGGGAGAAACTTAGAAAATTTCTAACGGAAAGTAGAGATTCTCTTCCAAAATTGATAAGTTCTTTTAGGGAGAAACTTAGAAAATTTCTAACGGAAAGTAGAGATTCTCTTCCAAAATTGATAAGTTCTTTTAGGGAGAAACTTAGAAAATTTCTAACGGAAAGTA